Below is a window of Podarcis muralis chromosome 5, rPodMur119.hap1.1, whole genome shotgun sequence DNA.
tctgtgatagctgcgcagcctgcattcacttcataagacgcacacacatctccccttactttttaggagggaaaaagtgagtcttatagagcaaaaaatatggtaagtgtcATACAAATTTTGCTAAACTTGTATTCTCTAAGCACAGGTTTTGACGTCTTTTTCTATGTTTGCAGTACTTTTCAATGATCTTAAAAAAAATTGATGAAAAGAAGACGTATTTCGAAAGTTTGATGTTATAATAGCTTTGTTGTATTAGGCATTAACCCCCAACTCTTTTAGACCCACCCATAATGGAGAtggttttacaatatttctgaaaAGACATAGAAGAGGCAACTGCTAGATCAGATGGAAGAATCATCTAGTTCAGTAGCctattctcgcagtggccaaccaggtgcccatgggaaaTCTGCAAACAGGAAGTGAGAACTACAGCAACCTGCCCTACTGATATTCCCAGCAACTCCCAGCAATGGAGACAGGAGATGGCCTTCCTCCATGAATTcctctaatccttttttaaaaaaggtaaagggacccctgaccattcggtccagttgtgaccgactctggggttgcggcgctcatctcgctttactggccgagggagccggcgtacagcttccaggtcatgtggccagcatgactaagccacttctggcgaaccagagcagcacacggaaacgccgtttaccttcctaccggagtggtacctatttatctacttgcactttgatgtgctttcgaactgctaggttggcaggagcggggaccaagcaacgggagctcactctgtcgcggggattcgaacagccgaccttctgatcagcaagccctaggctctgtggtttaacccacagcgccacccgcatcccatcctcttttaaagccatccaaattggtggccagcACTACCTCTTGTGGAAGGGAATTCAACTGTGCGAAGAAGTCATTGCTTTTGCCTGCCTTCAATCTTCCAGCTTTTAGCTTCGTTTGGGTGTCTAATGTGGTATGGCTCTTTGATATTATTGCCTTTGCAGCAAGTTGTTTGCAGTCCCACACAGCACCAGTAACACAGGAAGATTAATTCCGCATGGCTGCTTTATGGGGAACCTTCCGTGCTACTGCTGGCcctggtggagggagggaggggcaacaACAGCGAAGGAAATAATTCCTAGGTTATCTGCATGGCACAAATGCCATCCACAGGCCAGTGACTTGGTGGCAGCTGTTGCACTGTTAAGATATAAACACAGGGATTATCCTTGATTGGGAGCATCTCACGTAGGAGATTCAACAGCCAATAACTGCAGCCATGAAGATCACCTGTATATATGACCTTGTGGCACGACAGTGATTATCTCaattagtgctgtgctgaaaatttaTCTTACATTTCCTCCCAAATGAATGAGAAATTAATTTGAAGCTTCgtaaatgaacaacaacaacaaattcaacaGAAATTTATAAGACTATTTTAATTGAAAAGGTTATTCGTGCGAAGagaaagacacctgaaggcgtaTGAAGGCCTGTGGGATatgaagcagatgttggatggccacctgtcatggatgctttagttgggattcctgcattgcagggggttggactagatgacccttgggtcccttccaactctacaatgctacgattctatgaaatatgcACCTCCTGAGGGGGTAGGGCAGGCAACACAGAAGTTTCACATTACTTCTTAAGCCATTGCTTTAGCCATACAGTCAAGCCATTTTAAGCAACTGGGGCTCTGGCAGAAACAAGAAACcaaacttttcttttctcccatCAATGAGAGTACTGTGGCTCTTCAGTCAGATACCTTCATGTATCCCtagcactctttaaagggagagaaaaaataaacCACCCAACTGCTCCTGTCTCAAGGAAACTAGTTTAAGTATCTTGGGTTGTGTCATTAGACGTGTGTGTCTTTTTGATTACATTTAGGTTTGATGCTTTACAGACACTGGGAATTTGGGACAAACTGGGCAGACAGATGGTGAGGAAGCAGGAGCCTGGCAAAGAGGCAGTGGTTACCTGACTTCTACTTTGCTCATCTGATGGGAAGAGGACATGGGGTTATTCTCAAGCCTCCCCGTCATGTTGCTTAGCTTTAGAACCAGAGAAAGACCAATACCAATTCCACAAAGAGAGCAGCTGTAGCAGGCTATAGCATTTCTCCAACCTGGGAGTCTCCCAGGCTGGTGCTCCCTTTCTGTAGCACATTGTTGTAGAACCTCTGGCCCACCAGACATGGTcggaatccaactcccatcagccccagccaatacagccagtggtcagggctgatgggaaatgtagtccatcaacatctggaatgccacagCTTCTCCATACCTGGTCCAAGAAACTGGCTAGCCAGGCACAGTCAGCAAGCTGTGAAGCCAAAACACACACCCATAGATATAACAGTAATTGTAATGGGGacgaaagaaaggaaggaaggaaggaaggaaggaaggaaggaaggaaggaaggaagggcgacTCACCATATTCTCCATTTGGGAAGAGCAACCCAGGTTCCTCTTTGATAATCTTTCGACCAATACTGCCATAAGTTAGATCCAAAGCACTATCCCTTTCCACGGGACGGATTTCAGGACCCATGGGGTGGGTTTCAGGACCCTCAGCCTTACTTCCCGCTGCACTGTCCTCTTGGATGTTAAAGTCTGGAGACTTGGATGTGGGGCTCTCTGCTTGACTGTTGGCTGGAGACAATGCTGGGAAAGAAGCTGAATCAGAGGCAACAGGACTGCGGCTGCCATTCTGATAGTCTGCATCACCCATTACTGAGGAAGAGTCATTGGTCATACCATCGCTCTCTCCTGAGCCATTATCGCTGCATTTCTGGCTGCTTTGGCGCTGCAAGGACAAGGTGGAGTTCACCATCTTCATCTGGCTTTCCAGGGCTGAAATGCTGGAGAAAACAGAACTCGTAGGCTCGCCTGGAGTACCACATGGGGCAAGTGGCTTGGAAGAGTGGCTTAGGCCATCCCGCAACTCCAGATCGCCTTCTGTCTCCATGGCTTCCGCGTTATCTTCCAGGCAACATGGGTCTCCGTTGTTCTCAGCTACGGTAGTCTCCACCTCAGTGTTGTCCCGCGTGTTTTCTGGGACTGGGCTATTGGGGATTTGTCCGCCCATGTGCATCCGGATGTGTTGCTGCAGCACCACGGCATTTGTAAACTTCTTCTGGCAGATGGGGCAGGAGTGCTGCATCTTCAAGGGGGTATTTGCGCGGTGAACTCCATAATGCGTCTTGAGGTTGCCTTTGGTAGAGAAGGCGCGGCCACAGATCTTGCACTTGAAGGGCCGCTCGCCCGTGTGAGTGCGGTAATGCATCTTGAGGGAGCTCTGGCAGCTGAGGACTCGGTGGCAGATCAGGCACTCGTTGGGGTCAGACGCGGATTTGTCAATGTTCTCCACCAGCTGCTGAAGCTTTGTCGTTTCGGAGCCCTGCTCGCCAGCTCTGCCCACATGAAACACACTTGCGCTGCAGCCggcctgcggggaactcctgttCTGCTCGACCCCCGACTCATGACTCGCCGTACCCGATGAAGACCCACCTTCGCTTTCCGGAGAAGGCCTGGGCTGCATGTCACTCAGAAGCACACCGgcaaaagaatccttgctgcttgCCAAGTTGGAAGCGTGTGGAGGTAAGCTGGCACCTACAGAGGTAGGCAGTGCAGTCAAGATGGGCTTGGTGTCTACAATAAGGTTGGATTCATCCAGCGGGACAGACATCCCATAGGGGATGCCGCTGCTGGTGGGCATGTTGTCCAGGTGTTCCGGTACCGGGTAAGGATTCATTTTGATTTGGGGATATTTGTCCTTATGCCGCTGGAAATGCACTTTAAGGTTGCCTTTGGTCGTAAAGCGATTGCCACAGATGTTGCACTTGTAGGGTCTTTCGCCCGTATGCGAACGGAGGTGGATCTGCAGGGCGCTGTCGTTGCCAAAGACTTTGCCACAGAACTTGCACTTGTGTTTGAAGAAGGAGGAAGGCTCTTCCAGGCTTGTTTTGTTTTCGGGCATGTTGAGAGTGGCCAGCTTCCCTTTCGCCTTCTTTGAGGGGTCGACCGCTGCTGGGGAAATGGCCGAAAGCGGGTTTTGGAAGATGACCGAGCTGGACGATTGAGGTAGCAAAGGGTTGGGGAAGCGGGAGATGGCGCCCGACAGGCCTCTGATTGCGTCGGGCTTCAAGGAGATGGCCGCTGGCGTGAGCCCGCCGGCCATAGAGACAGCGGCCGGCATGCCGGCACTCGAATGAGGTAGTTTGCCTTGCTTCAAGGATTCCAGGGATAGGCTTTGGTTCCCAGCTTTCTGTCCGATTAACGCCACGGCAGCTGACAGTTGTTGGGACATGTGGGCTCCCAAAGCTTTGAGCGGGTCGGCAGCAGCTATCGAAGGATGCAGGATGTGGGGGGCCATCATGGCAATCTGGATCCGGATTTGCTCAGTCAGCTGGATCTgttggagctgctgctgctgtaggcaCACTAGCTGCTCAAGGATCATGGGGATGGCGTTGAGGCCAGCCATGGATGGAGACACAGTCTCCGAGGTACATTGGTTGACAGCCACTTTAGTGCCACGTATGGACTGCAAAGTCACGTTAGTGTTTGGTACTTTAGGTTTGGGCATATAGCTCAACTCATGAGCCGCGGGAGCGACAGGGGGCTCCGTTTTGAGATACATCCCTCCCTCCGGTTCAGCGTCGaccttctctcctctcttctccgCAGAAGCAGAGTGACTCTTGGCAGGGCTCTCTTTGGCCGTCTGACCGTCCATCTGATTGCTGGGGAAACTCCCCGAGGAGCTGTCAGGGAAGTCTTCCAGGGGCACCGTGACCTCGCCGTCGTTCATGATTAGGACAGGTGGCGTCTTAGTGCAATTTTTCTTATGCTCGAGGAATTCGGAAAGCTCAAAGAACTCTGCACAGCATTTCTCGCAGATGTTGGTCTCCTCCGTCCGGCACCTTTTGGAACTCATTTCGCCCCCTCTGTCACCTGGGACGTCTTGTGGACTCCCTAGAAAGAGAcatcagaaagaaaaacaaagagagagaaggggtctcaGAGCAAGGTTCTTTTACAGGAACAAAAGCACAATCAGATGTCTCTGCTGGGAAAAGGCGGCTAATAGACGAAGACATTTGGACATTAGAAATGCAAGGTGCAATCAAGGAGGATTTTCAATCCCTTTTACCCAAATCCAGTTCCCATTGCTGCTACTTGTCAAAGCAATATGGGTGCTAAGCTCCCTACCACCACAGTTTAAAGCATTTCTTATTAGCTATGCAGTGACAGAGTACATTATACAAATTGCCTTCCAATACCAGATTCAAAGGTCTATAACATGAACAGAACAGGTAGGCTAAAGAAGTCCAGGTATACAATACAGGGTCAGCTCAAAGTATGAGGGAACTCAAAGTGCCCTGACagcaacacacacataccccatcagtggaggctggttcgcTCAGGTGAATGGGGCGCTGCCCCCATCAATCGCAGTCTGTtctcacttgcctgccttcttatttacaacctgtcagcttcctccccactctgctgcgatagctcagtcagcagagcatgagactcttgatctcgggggtgtgtgtttgagccccacattgggcaaaagcttcctgcatttagaagacatctgaaggcagccctgtttaggaaagcttttaatgtttaacagactattgtattttaatattttgttggaagccgcccagagtggctggggaaacccagccagatgggcggggtataaataatgaattattattattattattattattattattattgactctcggtgtcccttcaaactctatgattctaggtgggtggggccaaactagaattagttggctccaccaGTCATTGGCTCTGCCCACTGTTCACCTTTGTGCCTTACACCTGATTAGTCGCATCAGCCACCACCACTGAGCCCCGCCCCCCAATCCACCTATGGCAGTGTGGCTTTATGCCTCGCAGGCTTCCAATCTGCATGGGGCTGGACACTATTTGGGCTACAGCCTGATCCCATAAAGATTTGATTCCTGCAAAAGCTCTCTGAACAGGAATGACGTACATCAGGAGAGCACACTTATCCCTGAAGGAGTCAAATGCACCCACAAAAACAGCCAAGCTGGACATATACCTGCTAGTGCAGGAATGAGATGCCTCATCTCTGTGCCACCTTATTTACAGAAAGGAGGACCATaccaactctttttttttttaaagtaatagcCAACATTGTGGAATTATACTGCAAATTTCCTCAAGTTAGTTTTTCTTATAGATGCTCCCCCATGTGGAGATCCCGGGTGTTTACACCATCAACAGAATGGAGATTTTGTAAACTCCCtgaaattacaaaaaaaatatgtcACTCCATTATGGAGGGgaaagactggaggagggcagatGTTTATCTCAGATGTTTATGGCAAGGCTACACCTCAAGGGCTCAGGTTCAGGTCTTTCTCAAGAAACACATGCAGAGTCGAAGCAGAAATTGCTGCTGTGGACACAGCATTTCTTCTTCAGTACTGTACAACATTCAATTAATACACAGAGAATGGCTGAAAAGGGCTCTTGCAATGGATTTACTGCATTAAAAGTTAAAATCATTAGCTCATTATGCATAGGGCTAATTTGAAACTTTGTACAGCATCCGAATATGACAAAACAACTGGAGTTTTTTGGAAGTACAGagtctgatattttttttttttaatgcccaccAGTATGAGGGGAGGAGAACAATTCCTTCCCTTCACCCCACCCTAGTGAGCTGAAAGGAATCAGCACTTTTCATTCTGTTTAAGATGTATTATGTACTCACTCTCAGCTAGGGTGGGGAGACATTAGATTCAATCTGCATTTGAAGGCAAGCAGTTTGCACTATCCActttgcactttccaaagcaatccaAGAACCAAAAcagagctatcctttgaaattcattcTTCTCAgaactttgcaatgcagctcCCAGGCCTAGtaatatgcacaaaaatgcattccCCACCCAAAGCCCCACACCCACAAAGATAGCAACTCCGTTCTTTCCATGCAGTTATAATGGCATATGCATGCAGACCTAACAGCACCTGCACATTATTCCCCTAGCAAGAGACACTTATCCATTCCCACTCATTCCATTTCTATCCTGTCCATAGATAGTGCAGGATGGTGTCCTCCCTCAAGATTGAGTCAACACAACCACTTTGTAAAGTAAGGTTGGGAAGAGAGAATGACtgtctaaagcatgggtaggcaaactaaggcccggggaccagatgcggcccaatcgccttctcaatctggccgggaatcagcatggttttacatgagtagaatgtgtccttttacagtggtacctcaggttacatatgcttcaggttacagactctgctaacccagaaatagtacctcgggttaagaactttgcttcaggatgagaacagaaaatgtgctctggcggcgtggtggcagcaggaggtcccattagctaaagtggtgtttcaggttaagaacagtttcaggttaagaacggacctccggaacgaattaagtacttaacccgaggtaccactgtatttaaaatgcttctctgggttatttgtggggcctgcctggtatttttacataagtattatgtgtccttttatttaaaatgcatctctgggttatttgtggggcataggaattcgttcattattattttttcaaaatatagtccggcccccaacaaggtctgagggccattggaccggccccctgctgaaaaagtttgctgatccctggtctAAGGTCACTCCATGATGCTCATGGCAGAGTAAAGATTTTAACTCGAGTCTCCTCAGCCCTAGTCCAAgtttctaaccactacatcacactggcttcaACCTCCCTGTCCAGATCACAGTTGACTTCATTCTTACCTTAGCTGTGTGGCCACCCATTCACCCACCTCTCCCTTAAAAGCAAATTCCTATGAGGTGAAGTCCTCATACCCTTATACCCTGTTCCTTTCCTCTAATGACATCACCAATTTCTTCACTTGCTTTCCCCAAATGTTTACTCTTCACTCAATAACGAAATATATTGGCTTGGGTGTTTTGCTGGGGTCCCAGTCAACATCTAGGCAAGGGTGACACAAAGCAGAAGTCTCAGAAAGCAACATTTCCCCCTAAATAGTAGCCAGAAGCCAGCCAAGCAAAGTCTACATCAGCTTGCTTTGCACATATTAATTGGGTTTTGAAATATCCCATAATAGTAGTCAACAGAACCGATTTATGAGGAACAGCAAGCAAAAACCAGaggtggggtttttgtttgtttgtttaaaatggaGGTGCTATTTTAAGCACTGAAGGCAAAAACAAGTTAAAGGTGGGTTCACCATCACAAACATGTTGCCCAAAAAGCACATTCACTGTCTTCAAAATTATGTGCAGGAATGGAATCATTTATATCAATACGGTATTTTATGGAAAATGAGGTGGAAAATGTTCAACAGGAAGTTCATGcattaacaaacaaacacacacacacaaatgggttCCCACACAGTGGTGGAAAAAGCAGTCTTTGAAAAACATTTCTTTGAACTACCACCACTGAACACCCACAGAGGAATATGATCTGGGACCAGAGCCTGGTCTGAAGATCTTCCTTCAGTAATAAATGTCTTACTACAGAGCTCATGCTTGAGAAAATATCAGAAGATGATGCCTTGCAAACAtttggttgcttttttaaaagcaaattttcACCACAAGTGTAGATATCCAGGGATAGAGAGTTTCTGGCCAGTGTGGACCAACTGGGGCCCACCATGCTTTGGAGCTTGGCCCACTAGGTTATAATAGGCAAAGTATGGCCATTTTCACCAAATCCAGGGCTATTGCCCTGTCCATCCGACTTTTTGCATCACAGCTTATGCTGGACTTGTTTTAACCAggatggatttgatttaaatcactagtcagtaagacttgatttaaatcatttttttacagaaagattcattcttgctggtataatcttaatacctcatggtacctcggtttacgaacttaatccgttctggaagtccgttcttaatctgaaacctttcttaaactgaggcgcattCTCCCtactgaggcctcctgctgccggtccccttccacctctcgaattccgttcttagactgaggtaaggtttgcaaaccgggacactacttccagttttccagagtttgtaaaccgaatcgttcgtaaacaggactgtgcTTAAACTGAGGTACTGCTGTAATAAATTTTGAGAgtcgtttttacagttatatcaaaaattacagatttggttatactattagaaatacatacagataattatgaaattattgtgaggtttaacaagttaactgtttatatttggaccaCTTTCccgctgtactttattggaaggagaaaaa
It encodes the following:
- the SALL4 gene encoding sal-like protein 4 isoform X1 encodes the protein MSRRKQAKPQHIHSDEQQAPRAANGSPQDVPGDRGGEMSSKRCRTEETNICEKCCAEFFELSEFLEHKKNCTKTPPVLIMNDGEVTVPLEDFPDSSSGSFPSNQMDGQTAKESPAKSHSASAEKRGEKVDAEPEGGMYLKTEPPVAPAAHELSYMPKPKVPNTNVTLQSIRGTKVAVNQCTSETVSPSMAGLNAIPMILEQLVCLQQQQLQQIQLTEQIRIQIAMMAPHILHPSIAAADPLKALGAHMSQQLSAAVALIGQKAGNQSLSLESLKQGKLPHSSAGMPAAVSMAGGLTPAAISLKPDAIRGLSGAISRFPNPLLPQSSSSVIFQNPLSAISPAAVDPSKKAKGKLATLNMPENKTSLEEPSSFFKHKCKFCGKVFGNDSALQIHLRSHTGERPYKCNICGNRFTTKGNLKVHFQRHKDKYPQIKMNPYPVPEHLDNMPTSSGIPYGMSVPLDESNLIVDTKPILTALPTSVGASLPPHASNLASSKDSFAGVLLSDMQPRPSPESEGGSSSGTASHESGVEQNRSSPQAGCSASVFHVGRAGEQGSETTKLQQLVENIDKSASDPNECLICHRVLSCQSSLKMHYRTHTGERPFKCKICGRAFSTKGNLKTHYGVHRANTPLKMQHSCPICQKKFTNAVVLQQHIRMHMGGQIPNSPVPENTRDNTEVETTVAENNGDPCCLEDNAEAMETEGDLELRDGLSHSSKPLAPCGTPGEPTSSVFSSISALESQMKMVNSTLSLQRQSSQKCSDNGSGESDGMTNDSSSVMGDADYQNGSRSPVASDSASFPALSPANSQAESPTSKSPDFNIQEDSAAGSKAEGPETHPMGPEIRPVERDSALDLTYGSIGRKIIKEEPGLLFPNGEYGRNSIHPAFVRAPPGLIKMEVPSDRSISTAHFIGPHVLSSSGPLLVPPPRRTAKQHICTTCGKNFSSASALQIHERTHTGEKPFACTICGRAFTTKGNLKVHVGTHMWNNSPRRGRRLSIDNPIALIGNDPKKVSEMFPKEVVPSSVSLDPSAWNQYAAVLSNGLAMKANEISVIQSGGIPSLPTTIGGGPAINIAMNSATVSKMDGSQSTTGSEIEKPSSTATDTVPKRQFPHFMEENKIAVN
- the SALL4 gene encoding sal-like protein 4 isoform X2, encoding MSSKRCRTEETNICEKCCAEFFELSEFLEHKKNCTKTPPVLIMNDGEVTVPLEDFPDSSSGSFPSNQMDGQTAKESPAKSHSASAEKRGEKVDAEPEGGMYLKTEPPVAPAAHELSYMPKPKVPNTNVTLQSIRGTKVAVNQCTSETVSPSMAGLNAIPMILEQLVCLQQQQLQQIQLTEQIRIQIAMMAPHILHPSIAAADPLKALGAHMSQQLSAAVALIGQKAGNQSLSLESLKQGKLPHSSAGMPAAVSMAGGLTPAAISLKPDAIRGLSGAISRFPNPLLPQSSSSVIFQNPLSAISPAAVDPSKKAKGKLATLNMPENKTSLEEPSSFFKHKCKFCGKVFGNDSALQIHLRSHTGERPYKCNICGNRFTTKGNLKVHFQRHKDKYPQIKMNPYPVPEHLDNMPTSSGIPYGMSVPLDESNLIVDTKPILTALPTSVGASLPPHASNLASSKDSFAGVLLSDMQPRPSPESEGGSSSGTASHESGVEQNRSSPQAGCSASVFHVGRAGEQGSETTKLQQLVENIDKSASDPNECLICHRVLSCQSSLKMHYRTHTGERPFKCKICGRAFSTKGNLKTHYGVHRANTPLKMQHSCPICQKKFTNAVVLQQHIRMHMGGQIPNSPVPENTRDNTEVETTVAENNGDPCCLEDNAEAMETEGDLELRDGLSHSSKPLAPCGTPGEPTSSVFSSISALESQMKMVNSTLSLQRQSSQKCSDNGSGESDGMTNDSSSVMGDADYQNGSRSPVASDSASFPALSPANSQAESPTSKSPDFNIQEDSAAGSKAEGPETHPMGPEIRPVERDSALDLTYGSIGRKIIKEEPGLLFPNGEYGRNSIHPAFVRAPPGLIKMEVPSDRSISTAHFIGPHVLSSSGPLLVPPPRRTAKQHICTTCGKNFSSASALQIHERTHTGEKPFACTICGRAFTTKGNLKVHVGTHMWNNSPRRGRRLSIDNPIALIGNDPKKVSEMFPKEVVPSSVSLDPSAWNQYAAVLSNGLAMKANEISVIQSGGIPSLPTTIGGGPAINIAMNSATVSKMDGSQSTTGSEIEKPSSTATDTVPKRQFPHFMEENKIAVN